The sequence below is a genomic window from Phoenix dactylifera cultivar Barhee BC4 chromosome 8, palm_55x_up_171113_PBpolish2nd_filt_p, whole genome shotgun sequence.
CTCCAGCAAGCTATCTCTACGCGAGGGCCCTATCTGCTCTCTGTGCGGCCTTAATCATGGGTTATAGCAAATTATTTTTGCTCCTTTGTTCCCTCCCATTGGTTCCACTTTTCCGTTTACTGGAGGTAGAAtgctttcttttcccttttttcgaGCAGAGTTTACTGAAGGTAGATTCCAGTTTGTTATGGGGAGATAAGATGAATAAATACACCTAAACCGTTGTTTTCCCAGTAAAAGCATAACGGTGAAACTAGCGGTGCAGGAAATGAAGAGAATCGATCAGCTCTCGATCTTCTTCAGCGGAGCGATGCAGAGCAGAGACCGCTTGGCTCCGGGAGCGCTCACTTTCAGCTGAGACCCGATGGAATGGAACATATCCAATTAGAGTGAGAGGCTAATTATAAGGCAGAAAGGTCTGCCCTGCCGATCAGCTTGACGTACGATCGATACATTTGTATGCATTCGGAGCAGGAGGGAGGCAAAATATATAAAGCCTAGAATTCTGCAACtctttatttccttttttttttttttttaagtgggGGCGTACGGGGACATACACCACAAGCTTTCACGGGTTGAGGGTGGGGGGACTGTTCGGTGAGCTTGATTGCGAAAACACGCAAATAAAAACTATATAATATCGGCAGGCATCCAGATGTATGCAGGATATATATATAGGCTTCCATATACAAAAACCACACCAACCAACCAACCAAGCTACCTACCTACCAAGAAAGGCTTACCAAATCCGTCCGCTGTGATGGGGATTACATGGAAAAGCTGCCTTCTTCATGTGAAGGGGACCCTGGGCAGTTGTTCCTGTTGAGGAGCTCCTCTATCATCTGCAATGCGATCCTGTCCTCCTCATCCATCCCCTGCGTCGACGTCCCCTCCATCGCTGGCGACGGTGGCTGTGGCCCCGCCTCCCCCTCAACGTTCCTCCTCGACTCCTGCTGCTCATCCGCCTTCCCGAGCTGGACGGTCATGACCCAGTTGGAGTCCGCACGGGCGCCGGCCCGCTTCTGCCACACCCCGATGTGGGAGTTTTCTGTGTCCAGCCGGAGGCAGGTGAGGGACGGGGACGGAGTCTTGCAGCACCGGCGGAGCTTTGCACTGAGGACCTCCGACAAGCCTGTGGAGGTGGCGCGATCATTCTCATTATTCGGCGGGGCATTCCCGGCCGGGATTTTGGAAACCGGGAAGTTGGTCTTGGCGTTACGGCCGCTCATCAGCACTGCAGCCTCGTCGTAGGCCCGCGCAGCCTCCTCAGCCGTCTCGAACGTGCCAAGCCACACCCTTCTCTTCCTATAtgtgtatatacatatgcatatatgaCATGGAACAgacagagagaaggaaaaaggtTGGTGTTTTCGCACCAGTAGTGGCTCATAGCTAGTGGTTCGGCTACCTGCAATGGTTGCCAATTGGAAGGCTTAGAAATATAGCAAAGTGTGGTAGAGAGTGCTTACAGGAGAGGGTGGCGTATCTCCGAGACCCAGGAGCCCCAGTTGCGCTGCCTGACTCCTCTGAACTTCTTCGACTGCACCATGTTGCAGCATATATGGGACCTCCGGTACCCGGACAGAGGGCAGAGAgtcagaaagaagagaaggaaagatggCTCCTTGGTTCTAGTGAATATAAAGTACGCATCAGGAGAGGGAAGGCAGAAGtggttgagagagagagagagagaattaaaGGAGAGAATGTGCAGGGGTGCTCGCATAAGTTTGCCTGGTGAGATGTCGATCGGTGAGGCGTGGCCGTACGTAACCACCAAAATACAGTGTTAATAAACCCGGCCACCTACGCTCTTGGAGGAACAATAATGGGGGCCTTGATGCCTATGAGAATGGGCTGCTGACATGGTAAATGGTGAACCTAAGCAGGTCGGTCGGCATTTCAcctttcgcgcgaaagaaggattcacctgcCTCGGCGTGAATCACGGTTAGATCATCCACACCCCAACCCAACAACCTAAACGGgggtagaagaaaagaaagccttctaaagctttctttttctttccccccTTGAGAGAGAGAAGCTGCGAGTTTTCCTGGCGACCCATGCCGAAGTAATGGCTTGCATGTGTTCTCTTAATGGTACAAATCATTGGAGTAAAGTTCGAGCCTTTTGCGGTGTAACTTGTACGTACGTACGTACCAGTATATGTAGGAAGAGTATTGAGGGAAAGTACATGGTCGATCGTGGAGAGAGGGAGAGTAGCCGATGTCCTAAATTCACATGAATCTGCATGTATCCCTCTATCCGTGGCCTTGACCGTGCAACAACAGAGCCAACGAGGGCATGCAGGCATGCAATTAGCTAGGGTCTGGTGAAGGAGCGTGGGCGCGTCCTGTGCCTCCCGTCGATCCTTTCTACATATTGCTCCGCATGGTGATCCAGTGGCATGCATTGAGGAGCCATGCAGGACTCCTATTTTTTAAAGAAGTGTATCAAATTCGTCCCTTGGCCTCTGCAGGGGAACAGATAGAAAACCACGGATCCAAACCACATCATGACCCAGACTAAAATTCTTCCACCATTCACCGTCCTTGAGCCGTTGCTGGTTCAAAATATTGCCATCTATCCATCTCTAGTGCTTCTGTAtctaacaaaaataatattgatGCTTATATTCACGCCTGCTTCCTCCTCTGCatgcaacatatatatatatatatatgcccaACAGAAGCATATGTTGCTAGATGTAAGGCCCTGATAGGAAGATAGATTTTTGTTCTGCTATTTTGGTATCTTTCTTCAAGCTGACCCATCGGGCTTGCGCTCAGTCCCATTcgaaattaaatctaaattgaatttaaaataacGATAAACAAATCATGCTTATGCAACTTTCAAACTTTAAATTAATTTCAAGACAAGCCGGATGAGATCCCGGCTCAATCAAGCTTGGCTTGATTACAAAGACAGATATCTATCTACCAGGATACTTTATCAGGGGATGCTTGCCCTAGTTTAATGGTAGATGCATGGGATCCAGCGAACCGCCCTCGTGGCCGTTCCCCTTCCGAGCGTAATTTACGCATGGGCACGCGGCAGCCGTGCATGTACTTTTTTCCATTGGGTGGGTCGGACCGGACCCGGCCAGACCTCAAACAGGACAGGGCTTACCATTCTCGCGAACGAAGCCACCTCATTGGCTGCACGAAAAAGCGAGAACCGTTGCGGGGTTTGGTTGGCCTTGAATATGCGATCCGGTCACCGGCCTCGGTGTCGCAGCCGTAACTCCGCCCCGCCGAACCTCCCGCTGGCCCATGGCCTGCGAAACCTGAGTCCTGGTAATAAACAGCGACCGGCCTCCCTGCCGTCTCTCAACCGTGGTGCCATTCTCCATCTTCTGCCGCGTTATTTTAATTCAAACCGCACCCTTTCATTATCTCTAGTATTTTAATTAtgagctttttctttcttctcctttttttttttaactctaaTCTCCCTGGCCccaaatattttagttaaaaaaaggggaaaaagtgTTGAGAATCATTGAGCAAAAGTGGTATCGGCTGCAAAAGTGTTGAGAAATGGAAGTAGTTGCAACCACATCAATTTCCTTAAATTCTTCTTGGTTGTCGCTACCAATTTATTCATGATCTGTGACAAAAATAAATCATTGAGCAAGCATCATTTATCAAATGTTTCAGACGGTTTCGTGTGTATAAGATTCATGCGCGGAGCTTTCGCTATCAACCATTGCTCATTGCACCAAAAACCTGGACAAAGAATGCAGCATCAATCAAATCCCTttgttttttacttttttttttgttttccccttttttttcttattttctctttttattttttgaacccTGCAGCGGTTCCTTCCTAGTCGGGTCTGTATTCTGTAATGATTTGAGGAGAATCATAGAGATTAACTCCATCCGTGCTGTCTAATGTGGATCTCAAGTTGGTGGTCGCTCTTCTTTTTTCATCTCGGTAGCTGCTGACCATTAATTCATGATCTAACGTGTGCACGTCAACAGTAATTATTAAAGAGAATTAATGCAACAAGAAAGGATTTGgctaaaaaaaattttacaTGGAGTGCAAATCCTCCACAATCCTAGCCATGGTAGGTGGCATAATTTTATCATAAATCGAAGcagaataaaaatatatttctagCCGATCTGCTTCATGGTCCGATAATATGGATATTAAAAGACGACATTCTGCGTTACAAAATGCTAAACTATTAGACTCGTCCTGAATGAAAAGGTTAGTAGAAATAGCTATGAAGCCATGGAATATGATTTGTGAATTAATCGTAACAATACAAGACGATGAAAGAGGTTGAACTCTGCTGGTGGATCATCAAACATGCCCAGTTATTGGCAAGAGATTTTGTCTCAGCTAACACTGAGTCAAAATGGCTCAGGACATAATGTCATTTGTGatataaagcaaaaaaaaatatcgaaccctctcaattaagtttaaatttaaaattgtcATGCATGATTTATTTATGCCCCTTCGGTAAGTTTAGCTCCTAATATCTGGAGGTGTTCATTCATGCCCCTTATGATTCATGTGTGCCCCTCCGATTCTCACGTTGCGGGGAGTTGCGTGGTAGGGAAGGGGTGAATAATAGCCTTGTTAGATTTGTTAGGGACGGACAGAGATCAAGATCAATGTCCCTCCCACTTAGAAAATCGCGATCGCTAATAGTTGTTTCCAAGTAATATTACAATTAGTCCTAGTTTGCTTTCCTTGCACACAATGGGAGATAAAAGCATGTGTCTCGCTCGAGAACAAAAACCATATAGTATAGGCACCAGAGAAAGAAATATGGGACAAACATTCTATTTTACCATATTTCctctaatatttatattaaacaAAAACACCTAAAAGTCAAACACTCTTTTGGCTAACTagttttataatatatattcggCCAAcattatattttgaaaattgtGTATCAATTTATCTAGAGATTTGTATTAATATGATAGATAATTAATTTGCTTGGTATGTATCAACTAGATATATAATATgtacaaataaaaaaatgctctaaaaataagaaaaaaaaaagaggatgctGCGATTTTTTTGTGATCATAAAACTGACGGCTATGttaataaaaaaagttttttagATGGGCActaggaaaaaaaatgataaaataggAAGGCCGTTCTGTGTACCTTTCTCTGGGCCGCTCTATAACATTTTATGCCTCGATGGCCCTGCTAAGCCGGCAGGAGTGAAGCAGTCTCCTGGGCCATTCCCCTACCGTATCTCCGTGCCGTCTCCTGGCGACGGCCCTGTGATTGGCCCAGCGGATTCTTAAGCAACAGCCAACAGGTACAGCGCCCTTAGGATCTCGCTTCACCGTCACTCGGAAGTCTACCTCTACCTTTCAAACCTgccgttctctctctctctccctccctcgttTCCCATCTGCGTCATCTCCGACTCcgacttttttctttccttttaacTTCATGGGGATCAAAACCAAAACCCTCTCCTCTCATCCTCGCCGACGCCCACCATGCTTCTTCGAAGAGGCAAGCCCCATCTCAAGCTCcccgagaaggaggaggaggaggagctcgagATGTTTCAAGTCGCCGGTAGAGGGCCGGCTGTCCAACGCCACGAGGAGTCGTCGGGACCAATGACCCGCTTCAGAAGAATCGGTAGGGGCATGGGCAGGCTAAGGGAAGTCTCGGACGACGACACGACGACGACGGAGTTGGAATTCGAGGTGCCGAATaagaaaagaatttctttgATGATTGTATATCCTTGCTGTTgcagatgttttttttttcttttttttggaaaaggtttcctttttttttttcttccaatttctctatcttcttcttttccttttccttccttTCGTTGCGTTTTGatacattttttcttttcttttattctatCTTTTGCAAAGAACATTTGGAATCTCATTGCTTTTCTCGTGTTGTTTGGTTTCTGAGGACCATTGCGATCGTTTAGGATCTCACGAAGACTTTTTCTTTTGGGTGGCTTCTCTCGAATATGTACttttcttttggaaaaaaaaaaaagaaagtttgaAAGATGCAGTTATTGTTGCGTTTCTTGGAACCACTGGAACAGTTTCAAGATTTTCTCTTACAAGAGAAATTAAAAGATTCTTTCTTGTTTGGTTTCTTGGATCCATCGGAATCGTTTTAATGAATCTcttaaaaggaaacaaaaatgaAGGGATGTTTTTCTTGTTTGGATTCTATATTATctaccttctctttttttccgcTGATATCTATACCATTAGAacttaaatattattttctagtttaaattttctttacagCTTTCTTGCAAGGTTATAAATTTGGAGGCATTGCAACAAATCGCTTGCTGTGGTCATCTTGATGGAGAGTCGCGTGCCACTGTGTGGAAGGTTGGCTTCTTTCATTTTCTGTTGTAGATAGATCATGCGAAATGTCTTTCTTGTTCTTAATAAATAATTCCGTACATGTTAAAAATAACAGCTTCTGAAACATTGGAATAGCATTTGATTGCTCTCATTGTTTTGATAACTTTCTGACGCACGTTCAATGGATTGCCAGATTTTCAAATTCAATGTTCTAATTCAGACTGTACTAGAAACATgaaaattcatatattttgttaAAAAGAATCTCATTAGTACTACAGGATGGGAGGATCACCTAAATTAGCATTCAAGCAATACACTTTGCCTGCCTCTCTTTTTATCCAGAAGCACATAAGTTGAGTTAGAAAAATTTACTTCTCTGAGAACTTTTACATCTCCAATTCACACATAGGAAATGACTGGAAGTCACAGAGCAAAATTTACCAAATCTTTTCCTTGCTGCAAGTACTTATATCACAAATTGCCACTCGGGTGTCCTCGGTAGCCACTCATTTGTAAAGCACATTGGCTAGAAAACAAAGATTTTTTGGCTGTCTAAACAAGCAATTTCGTGTACTCCCACTAAACCAGAGTCACTTATCATGTTTAATGCCTAGTTAAGGTCAAAATTAATTGTGCCATGCCTGCTTGCTTAGAGATGCTACTTGTGGCTATAGAAAGTTGATGAAGTCTAGCATTTTGTTGACTGAATTTCCTTTTGATTTTTGCGAGGAATCAGCTCTTACTGGGTTATCTACCTGCTGAGAGAGATGCATGGGAGGGAGAGTTGGCTAACAACAGATTAAGATATGCTGAACTGAAAGAAGAGCTGCTCGTTAATCCTGTATGTACCTAAAATCCACCAATTCTTGCAGtttgttgcttttctttttaaagtcCATTCCTGTTGGAGCTTAACTACATTATCTCTAATATTCTGAGGGCAATCAGATCCTTGGCTATCATctgattaatttaaaattaaatttaggCAGTCAGAATTCTTGAGAAAGGAGGATGAAACGTTTTCAGTGAGCAAGCAGGGTAGGATAATGGGTGTTGATGGGCTACTAAGTCGGCAAAAGGTTTTTAATGGTGACCATCCTTTAAGTCTTGGTAATGATAGCATTTGGTATCGATATTTCAAGGTGAAATTGAAAACTATAGATTCCTATGGTGGACTCATGATTTAGACATCTGGACTGCTAATAGAATCAAACATTTCTCTTTCCTAGGATGCAGAGATTGTGGGGCAGATTGATCGCGATCTTGAGCGCACACATCCAGATATTGAATTTTTCTCTGGGGATATCTCACAGAGCAAAAGAAACCGGGTAGGTTATGGTAAACTGCTTCTTGTTCCATTTGCAGGCTTGTTGGTCTATTAGATATTGATTAAGTTATACAGAGTTACATTATAATGACAGGGAGCAATGAGGAATATTCTTCTTCTGTTTACAAAACTGAACCCAGCAATTGGTTATGTACAAGGAATGAATGAGGTGTTAGCTCCATTGTACTATGTATTGAACACAGATCCCAATGAGCAAAATGCTGTAAGATAACTTTGCACTTGCTTTCTTTGAGCATTatgttttttgttaaaaaaaaaaagttgagatCATTGTGTGCTCACATGAATCCTTTTGTATAAATTCATTGAAGTTCTTGTTTTTTGTTCTCGTCTAAAATATTTGAAGGTTGCAAATCTGTTGGTAACTCCAACAGCTTAAGGGCAGGAAATTGGTGTATGTGGTCACAGATAAGTGAAGATAAGATACTACCTCTTGGTAGATGAATTGCGTGTAAGTAGATGGAAGACATCCTATCTCCTTGCCAGCTAAGGTGATGGGGATTTGGTATCATGTCATGATGCTTCATAGAGGAGAGCTACCGGACTTAGAGATTTCCCCTAGATGAGTTTTAGTCGTGAATTCTgtattttacttttattttaatttgcctATAGCTGTTAACAGGTCATTTATAATCAGGGGCTGAGATTAAAAAAATCttgtattttaatttgataGCTTGATGAGCAAGTTGTTGTAGCATTGTTACCACATGTAGTGAGAGGTATTTTAGGGAGTCTAAAAGATCTTCGGGTTTTCTATTTCTGTAAATACGGGAGTCAAGCTATGTAATGGGACTTTATACAGAATATGGatggatgattgaattttgttttgGTTCTTTTTTGTTAATTCCATAATGGAGGTGTGAGGCCTTCAAATCCTAGGCATGATTCCCAGGTCTTGGGTTGAGTCCATCAAATCTGAATTTACGCTTATCGGTCCTTAACTGTTTGTTCCATTAAACCATAATTTCAATTGCATAGATATGCTATAAAACACTTGCCCAAATTTCTAATTGTATAATCCATGACAGTTGATCTCTAAACCCTAAATACTAAAACTTCATGATTGATTCTTTTTAATCGATTTCTCTTTCTTGTAGAAATCTTAGCTTGGTAGTTCAATTGATATGAAAAATTCAGGTCTGATTTCTGAATGGGCAGCAAGCTATTAGATCTATTCCTAAGCACCTCCTAACTATCTTGCTTCTTATTTGACCCTTAGTTTCAAATTCTTTATATTTGTTACTGTATCCTTTATCAATTTTGCATTAAAATTTCTGCTTTTGcagttccattttgatcaaaacTCAAAATGTAAGTCCAAAGTTCCAACAATATATAGGTTTTAGCCTTTCTTCCTTACACCTTATAGACCACTGATATAGACTGTCAGGTCTGAGCTGAAATTCCAGCAAGTCCTTGTAATCATGGTTTGCCGTACTGGTTCGTACCGGTACTGAATAGATACGTGGTTCAATGGCATATCAAGTATCCGTATGTTGAACCAACCTCCCGTGCCGGGGTACCAATGTTGTACCAAGATGGTACCAGTACGGAATCCAGTATCGAGATTGTGAACCTTGCCTGTAATAGCTATTTCATCCTAGACCCTAAAAGGTCCATCACCTTGACTGTCCTGCATCATAAGGTGGATGTTCAGTGAACAAGATTGGATATACCTTTTCTTGTCTTTATCTTGCCCTGCCTAAGATGATGCTTTGGAGGCTGTATGTGCCTTTGGTGGAATGGAGATGGAGAGACCATAGGCTACTAAGTAGTGATGTTAGGTACATATGGAAGGTGAGGGGATAGGATAGGACAATCCAATAATGCATGTGATAGCAGGCTGGCTAGTAACATTGCAATCAAATCATGCATGCTAGGTATATATGGTGCTGACAAACTGATGGAAGACTAGGAATGATGTGAATTTTGAACTTTTCTTAATACAATTCATATTGATGACACCAGTTAAAATTGCTTAGGTCCAGGCAAAGCATGCAATTCATGGATCCACCTTTCTGCTGAAATTTAGATGTCAAGTGGAAAAATTGTTTGCAGCTGGCAtactcattaattgttctgctAAAGTTACTAGTTAGCAAGAGCTATTAATAATTGACTCCTTTTGGAAATTCCAATGATATCTGTGCTTGCAAACTGGTTATGCCAATTGACAATTTCCCAAGAAACCTAGAAAGTCGCTGTAGAACTTTTCTTTAACCTTATATTGCATTTAAGGCCCGTAAGTGGATTTTACTGTTTgctatttttctctattttccaGTCAAATGCAGAAGCAGATAGCTTTTTCTGTTTTGTTAGAGTGATGAGTGATTCTGTGGACCATTTCTGTCAACAATTAGATAATAGCTCTGTGGGAATTCACTCTACGCTTTCACGTTTATCTGAACTCTTAAAAGGTAATGATGAAGAGCTATGGCGACATCTTGAGAACTTGAAGGTTAGTTGATGGAACTACATTCATGAATTTTCATATGCTGACACATTTAACAGCTGTGTGCGCGTGTGCGTGTGTGCATGTGTCTATATATACAATCATCTCTTGTCCTTTTGATTCTTTAGCTCAttgtttattttcctttttttctttattaattgACATTTTTCCTTGTACTTTTCTGCTTGCATGGGGGCctgttacacacacacacacacacagaggatTCGCCTGAATATGTATTTTGTCAAAGTCCATGGATTCATATTTCTGTTATATCATGTCAAGACAACTGCAGAGATTGTAGAGAATAAAGTTAGGATCTTCTGAAGATGCATTGAAACCAAAataggtatttga
It includes:
- the LOC103708747 gene encoding TBC1 domain family member 13-like isoform X2, whose amino-acid sequence is MLLRRGKPHLKLPEKEEEEELEMFQVAGRGPAVQRHEESSGPMTRFRRIGRGMGRLREVSDDDTTTTELEFELSCKVINLEALQQIACCGHLDGESRATVWKLLLGYLPAERDAWEGELANNRLRYAELKEELLVNPSEFLRKEDETFSVSKQGRIMGVDGLLSRQKVFNGDHPLSLGNDSIWYRYFKDAEIVGQIDRDLERTHPDIEFFSGDISQSKRNRGAMRNILLLFTKLNPAIGYVQGMNEVLAPLYYVLNTDPNEQNASNAEADSFFCFVRVMSDSVDHFCQQLDNSSVGIHSTLSRLSELLKGNDEELWRHLENLKVNPQFYAFRWITLLLTQEFEFHCIMRIWDCLLSNPLGVQIYEAIF
- the LOC103708748 gene encoding ethylene-responsive transcription factor WIN1-like yields the protein MRAPLHILSFNSLSLSLNHFCLPSPDAYFIFTRTKEPSFLLFFLTLCPLSGYRRSHICCNMVQSKKFRGVRQRNWGSWVSEIRHPLLKRRVWLGTFETAEEAARAYDEAAVLMSGRNAKTNFPVSKIPAGNAPPNNENDRATSTGLSEVLSAKLRRCCKTPSPSLTCLRLDTENSHIGVWQKRAGARADSNWVMTVQLGKADEQQESRRNVEGEAGPQPPSPAMEGTSTQGMDEEDRIALQMIEELLNRNNCPGSPSHEEGSFSM
- the LOC103708747 gene encoding TBC1 domain family member 13-like isoform X1, whose translation is MLLRRGKPHLKLPEKEEEEELEMFQVAGRGPAVQRHEESSGPMTRFRRIGRGMGRLREVSDDDTTTTELEFELSCKVINLEALQQIACCGHLDGESRATVWKLLLGYLPAERDAWEGELANNRLRYAELKEELLVNPSEFLRKEDETFSVSKQGRIMGVDGLLSRQKVFNGDHPLSLGNDSIWYRYFKDAEIVGQIDRDLERTHPDIEFFSGDISQSKRNRGAMRNILLLFTKLNPAIGYVQGMNEVLAPLYYVLNTDPNEQNASNAEADSFFCFVRVMSDSVDHFCQQLDNSSVGIHSTLSRLSELLKGNDEELWRHLENLKVNPQFYAFRWITLLLTQEFEFHCIMRIWDCLLSNPLGVQEMLLRVCCAMLVCARHELLKGDFTSNLKLLQHYPEIDLDYLLDTAHHLTPIS
- the LOC103708747 gene encoding TBC1 domain family member 13-like isoform X3 gives rise to the protein MLLRRGKPHLKLPEKEEEEELEMFQVAGRGPAVQRHEESSGPMTRFRRIGRGMGRLREVSDDDTTTTELEFELSCKVINLEALQQIACCGHLDGESRATVWKLLLGYLPAERDAWEGELANNRLRYAELKEELLVNPDAEIVGQIDRDLERTHPDIEFFSGDISQSKRNRGAMRNILLLFTKLNPAIGYVQGMNEVLAPLYYVLNTDPNEQNASNAEADSFFCFVRVMSDSVDHFCQQLDNSSVGIHSTLSRLSELLKGNDEELWRHLENLKVNPQFYAFRWITLLLTQEFEFHCIMRIWDCLLSNPLGVQEMLLRVCCAMLVCARHELLKGDFTSNLKLLQHYPEIDLDYLLDTAHHLTPIS
- the LOC103708747 gene encoding TBC domain-containing protein C1952.17c-like isoform X4; the protein is MLLRRGKPHLKLPEKEEEEELEMFQVAGRGPAVQRHEESSGPMTRFRRIGRGMGRLREVSDDDTTTTELEFELSCKVINLEALQQIACCGHLDGESRATVWKLLLGYLPAERDAWEGELANNRLRYAELKEELLVNPSEFLRKEDETFSVSKQGRIMGVDGLLSRQKVFNGDHPLSLGNDSIWYRYFKDAEIVGQIDRDLERTHPDIEFFSGDISQSKRNRGAMRNILLLFTKLNPAIGYVQGMNEVLAPLYYVLNTDPNEQNAVNPQFYAFRWITLLLTQEFEFHCIMRIWDCLLSNPLGVQEMLLRVCCAMLVCARHELLKGDFTSNLKLLQHYPEIDLDYLLDTAHHLTPIS
- the LOC103708747 gene encoding TBC domain-containing protein C1952.17c-like isoform X5; the protein is MLLRRGKPHLKLPEKEEEEELEMFQVAGRGPAVQRHEESSGPMTRFRRIGRGMGRLREVSDDDTTTTELEFELSCKVINLEALQQIACCGHLDGESRATVWKLLLGYLPAERDAWEGELANNRLRYAELKEELLVNPSEFLRKEDETFSVSKQGRIMGVDGLLSRQKVFNGDHPLSLGNDSIWYRYFKDAEIVGQIDRDLERTHPDIEFFSGDISQSKRNRGAMRNILLLFTKLNPAIGYVQGMNEVLAPLYYVLNTDPNEQNASNAEADSFFCFVRVMSDSVDHFCQQLDNSSVGIHSTLSRLSELLKGNDEELWRHLENLKDSPEYVFCQSPWIHISVISCQDNCRDCRE